From Staphylococcus sp. IVB6214:
TTCGCTTCAAACAAAAAGAAAAGTATCTCTCAACGATATAGTGAGCGATACTTTAACAAAACACTATGATTCAACAGACGTATGGAACTTCGCCTCCATACGATAGATACGAGAACCTTTCTGTGAAAATTTGTGTTCATATTCAGTTTCTATATTGTTTTCTGCATCTTCTTCATGCAGATTCAAATTGATTTTTGTAAAATACATACCATACTGCGACATACTTTCTAAGCTATAAGCAAACAGTCCTCTATTGTCTGTTTTGAAATGTATTTCACCGTCGGGATGTAGTATTTGTTGATAAATCGCCAAAAACGTATGATAAGTAAGCCTTCTTTTGGCGTGTCGTGTCTTTGGCCATGGATCGGAAAAGTTTAAATAAATGCGAGAAACTTCATCCTTCTCAAAGTAATCAGTTAAAACAACCGCATCGTTACATAAAAGCTTAATATTCGTTAGCCCTTGATCTCTCACCTTGTCTAACACACGAATCATTACATTTTTATCACGTTCAATCGCAATGAAGTTAATGTGTGGATTTTGTGCAGCAAGTGTCGTGATAAATTGACCCATTCCTGAACCAACTTCGATATGAATCGGGCGATCATTGGCAAACCACTTTGTTACAGACTTGGCATAGTCACAATCAATATCAACAATCTCTGGATGTTCACGTAAATAATCTTCTGCCCACGGCTTATGTCGCATTCTCATGATATATACTCCTTATATGAATAAATTACTTTTCATGACATTATTTAAAAATTCAAGCCATGTATTCATTTCTTTAAAACGTTTATGTTCTTCACTCCACTGAATCATACCAATCGATTGAATCACCGTATACCACTTCATGCGTTTGTTCAGATCTAACGTTTCTTTAACACCATACGTCTCTAACCATTCTGCCCATCGGCTTTCTGGAACATAGTTGTAAAGCAACATACCAATGTCAATTGCCCAATCAGCAATCATTGCACCTTCCCAATCGACAAGATATAGCTCATCTTTGTCTGATAGTAACCAGTTATTATGATTCACATCACCGTGTACAACTGCATAAAACCTTGGATCTAAGTTTGGAATATGATCTTCCAAATAAATCAATGCTTTACGGACAACATGGTGTGTTAATACATCTCTTGATAAAGACGCATTGATCTTATTCAACATGATTTCAGGTGTGATCGGTGCCATCTCCATACGTTTTAACATTGTCAGTAATGGTTGGGATCGATGAATTTTCTTTAACAAATGTGCCACTCGAGCTTGACCCATTTCATTCGCATTGAGTTCTCTGCCATTTTTCCAGTGTTGTGCTGTAACGACTTCACCGGTTTCAATTCTTTTTGTCCAGACTAGCTTCGGGACGATACCTTCTGCTGATAAGGCAGCGATAAATGGGTTGGAATTCCTTTTCAAAAATAACTTCTGCCCATCCTGCTCAGCCATGTATGCTTCACCTGAAACACCACCTGCCGAATCCAATGTCCAACCTAACTGATAAAACTGCTCCACAACATGTTCACCTCACTTTCAAAGAGAAAAGGGAGTGGGACAAAAATCTCATAATTAATTATGAGATTTTCATGTCCCACCCCGGCATAAATCATGCATATCATATATTTCTACCCAATTGATATGACACGTTAATTGCCCTTAGCCATAATGTAAAATATCTTCTAACTCATGGCATATTCATTCCTAATTTTTATCCACGTACTATTTTTAGACTCATTAATAAGTGTATAGTTAATACGCTTTTTTTTCAACCAAAAATGAAACACAAAATGTGTCTTTTTACTTGAGTATCTATCTGATATGTCATGAAACAGTCATATCTAATTAGCTTTTGCTTTTTTCAAACGACATTAATGTGAATGTGATTGAATATAGCGATCAAATCCTTCTTGCAACTTGCGTGTAATTGGGCCAACCGTTCCATTATTAACAGGTTCACCATCAATCTTAACAACAGGCATTACTTCTGCAGATGTACTTGAGATGATCACTTCATCAGCATTTTTCAAAAACTCTAATGAGAAAGGTGCTT
This genomic window contains:
- a CDS encoding phosphotransferase family protein, yielding MEQFYQLGWTLDSAGGVSGEAYMAEQDGQKLFLKRNSNPFIAALSAEGIVPKLVWTKRIETGEVVTAQHWKNGRELNANEMGQARVAHLLKKIHRSQPLLTMLKRMEMAPITPEIMLNKINASLSRDVLTHHVVRKALIYLEDHIPNLDPRFYAVVHGDVNHNNWLLSDKDELYLVDWEGAMIADWAIDIGMLLYNYVPESRWAEWLETYGVKETLDLNKRMKWYTVIQSIGMIQWSEEHKRFKEMNTWLEFLNNVMKSNLFI
- the trmB gene encoding tRNA (guanosine(46)-N7)-methyltransferase TrmB encodes the protein MRMRHKPWAEDYLREHPEIVDIDCDYAKSVTKWFANDRPIHIEVGSGMGQFITTLAAQNPHINFIAIERDKNVMIRVLDKVRDQGLTNIKLLCNDAVVLTDYFEKDEVSRIYLNFSDPWPKTRHAKRRLTYHTFLAIYQQILHPDGEIHFKTDNRGLFAYSLESMSQYGMYFTKINLNLHEEDAENNIETEYEHKFSQKGSRIYRMEAKFHTSVES